In Methylothermaceae bacteria B42, the genomic window TTTCAGGCTCAAGCTCAAATTCCTGCGCCAGGAGGGTCATTGAAAGTCACTCCTGCCAGGCAGCTTATGGTTGTGGGTGCGCCAGGGACGATTGGCAAGAAAGAAGGCCATGATTAATGTCAGTAGCAGCCAGTCCCGGCCGATCAGAATGATGGCGGTCCAACTATAGTCACCGTAAGGTTGCCGCAGGTCCTTATAAAGATCGCCCACCAAAATAATCATCAGAACCAAGGGCACAAATCCTTTGATAAGGTATTCCCAAATTTTTCCCAGGCGCACGCTGGAGATCCGGTTAAGATGATGCCGCAGCCGGCCGATATCAAACAGCCAACCCACCACCAGACATTCAAAAATCCCCACCAGTACCAATCCGTAATGGGTAATGAAGTGATCGACAATATCCAGCCATAAAAGTCCGGCCTGGCTGGTAAACAAAATCGAGCCGAAAAATCCTACAAGGCACACCACGGTCACCAGGGTTTTGCGGGGGAAGTCGAATTTGTCCACTGCGGCGGAGACAAACGCTTCGATAATGGAAATGGCGGAAGAAAATCCGGCTACCACCAGGCACAAAAAGAATACCGCGCCAAAAAAATTGCCGCCAGGCATCAGGCTCATGGCTTTGGGGTAGACCACAAAGGCCAGGCCGATGCTTTGGCTGACCACATCGCCGATTTCCTTTTGTTCCGCCTGGGCCATGAATCCCAACACGGAAAAAACCGCAATCCCGGCAAACAGGGAATAGCCACTGTTGATAAAAGCGGTCATCAAGGCGGTGCCGGTGATATTGGCTTTCTCGGGCAAATAGCTGGCATAGACAATCATGATGCCAAACCCCAAGCTCAGGGTGAAAAAGATCTGGCTGTAGGCGTCAATCCATACTTTGGGTTCATTCAACTTGGAAAAATCCGGGGTGACATAGGCTTTCAGGCCAGCCATGGCGCCGTCCAAAGTAAGCGCCCAAAACACCAAGATGACCGTCAAGACCAGCAACATGGGCATCAGGATTTTGTTGGCCAGTTCAATCCCCTTTTGCACCCCGGAAAAGACCACCCACCAGTTGACCAGCCAGATAAAGCAAAGGCTGAAAAGAATCGGGGTGCGGATGGCGCCAATGTCCCCCGGGGAATCGGAAACCTGCAAGAATTTTTTAAAAAAATAGTGATCCGGGTCCTGGCCCCAGGTTAAGTCGAAGGCATAGACAAAGTAATCCAGACACCAGGCAATGACCACGCTGTAATACAGCACAATGCCGAACATCACAAGGCAAACCGCCCACCAGCCCAGCCATTCCCAGTGGGGGCTGATTTTCCGGTAGGCCAGCGGCGCGGAGCCAATACGTTCGTGGCCAATGGCATATTCCAGAATCAAAAGGGGGATGCCGGCGGTTAAAAGCGCTATCAAATAGGGGACAAGAAAAGCCCCGCCGCCGTGTTCGTAAGCCAAATAACTAAATCGCCAAATATTCCCAAGCCCGATGGCCGACCCCACCGCGGCGAGCAAGAAACCGAATTCACTTTTCCATTGCTCTCTAGCCATAACGAAAATCCCCCAATATTATTTGGTGCAGGGATAGACTAAGAGAGAAAGGCGGGAAAGGGCAAGTTTATGTTAGCGCGGTAAATAAAGGAGAGGATTGGGGCAGCTTTTTTGAGAGTCGGTTAAATCCACCGTAGAGCAGATTGCGGTTGGCAATCTGCTCCTAATAGGTGGTGTCGTCCAGATTTTGCAGTGATTAGGCGTGGGTGTACCGGTGACGCTTGCCAAGGCCAAATATCATCATAAATGCGCTTCCAAACAGCCATATAGCTGCCGGGACAGGTACCGCGTGGACGGTTTGCAAGGTAATGGATTCCCCTGGTGCTAATCGGATATCCCACTGGAAAGCAAATTCAACATCGCCTGAAAGTTCGTTTGGCGAAGAATCCAGGGTAGTAATGCCATCATCATCCAATTGATCCAGCAAATCTGGGGCGGTGGCAATGTCCCAGGCGCTGGGTTGAATGCCCTGGATCTTGACAGTCACCGTGGTGCCTTCTTCATCGCTTTGCTCAATGGTGCCTGGCCCAAGGTAACGGGCGGTATCATTGTCAGGAAAAAAATTCACATCCAGGTCGGTGTACTGGAAGAGGGTGAAGCTTGAAGCACCTGCCCCATTATTGGTAAGGGTAAAGTCTTGGATAAACTTGGATTGTCCGCTTGCCGGCGCGCCTCCTTTAAGCCGATAGCGGAGGATTCCCGAGAGATTTCCTGCCTTGTAGGTAAAAGTCGCAGTGTTGTCCGTCGAACCTGAAAATGACATGGCATTAGGGAGAAAAGACTCTCTTGTATCGCCTGGAAAACGAATCCACCAAGTCATTTCATTCAGGTGATTTTCCGTGGTGTCAATTTCCCCATTATCACCATCAACCCACCAGCCGGTTACCCAGCCATCGGGTGGATCACCATCAATTTCAAGTGCCGAGTTTCCATCAGCAAGGGTTATGGCGGCGTGAGCCGGGATTGAAAAGAGCAGAAACATCGAGGTCAAAAGATATAGATTATTGCGCACGGGCACTCTCCTCATTGTTGTTCAAAGCATACGAACGTCCCGGTTCAATTAGCTGGGGTAACTTATTATGGCGGTTTTGGCCTGGTGTTGAGAAATCGGTCAATTTCGTTTGCCGGAGATCATCCTTCAGGGCACTGCGCTGGATCATAAAAATCACTTCTGGAGTTGCAGATTTCATTGCAATCAACACTGGCGCCACTGTGCTTTACATAAAAATTTGGTGCAAAGGCACTGGATTTTCCTTCCGGGACATTATCCCGGGGGAAACCATAGAGCACAATTTTATCATCGGTTCTACTGGATAATTTCCCGTGGTGGTGCCAATCCAGGCTAGTACATGTCCTCCATGGCAATATTGCACAAAGGATAAATATACTTGGGCGCAACTGAATGGCTCCTGAGCAATTCTTGGAATACGTAGGAAGCGGATGTATGACCTATTTTCCTGAAAGGCTAAGCCAATATAACGTAAAAACAATGGCTTGAATTTGATGTGGATCAACTTCAGCGGAGACTCAATGCAGTAAAATTAGCTTTTGATTAAATAATGAATTGAGGTTTTTTTATAATGTATGGCGAACATCATGATTTATTGCACGAGTTTCCGGAACATAAAGACCGTATTCACGCGTTGAAGATCTCGGATCATCACTTCGCCCGCCTGTTTGACGAGTATCATGAAGTTGATAAAGAGATCCGCCGTATTGAACAACAGATTGAAACCCCACCGGATCATTATGTAGAAACCTTGAAGAGGAAACGCCTCCGTCTCAAGGACGAGCTTTACGAGATGATCCAGGCTTGTGCCTGAATCTCCTCTTTATTCCAATTCAGAGCGATGCTAAAGTAGTCCTTTCTCCTAGTGCAGGACTAGGTTTTTCTGGCGAATTATTGTGGAATAACAAATTAAAAGGAGTCGCTCACATGAAACACGAATTACCCCCTTTACCCTATGCGATGGATGCTCTGGAGCCTCATATTTCCAGAGAAACCCTGGAATACCACTACGGCAAGCACCATCAAACCTATGTGACCAATATCAACAATCTGATTGCGGGCACTGAATTTGAGAATATGTCCTTGGAAGAAATCATCTGTAAAGCTTCCGGGCCTATCTTTAACAACGCCGCTCAAGTTTGGAACCACACCTTCTACTGGAATAGCCTGTCACCCAATGGCGGTGGATCGGCCACAGGGGCTGTTGGGGATGCCATCAACCGGGATTTTGGCTCGTTTGACAGCTTCAAAGAGGCCTTTACCAAAGCCGCAGTGACTTTATTCGGTTCCGGCTGGGCCTGGCTGGTAAAGACCCCTGAAGGTAAATTGGAAATCGTCCAGACCAGCAATGCGGGCAACCCCCTCACTGAAGGCAAGACCCCGATTTTGACCTGCGATGTGTGGGAACATGCCTATTACATCGATTACCGCAATGCCCGGCCTAAATATCTGGAAGCCTTTTGGAATTTGGTGAATTGGGATTTCGCCAACCAGAATCTAGGCGCCTGATTTTCTGATTGTAACTGTTCGCCCATGCCGGAAGAAGGCCCCATGGGAGGTTTGGGCAGGACTTTTTTGCAAAGCAGGATTGCGCAGCAAGAAAGTATTCACGGCGTCTTCCGGAACTGACCACCATGGGATCCGTGCAGTTACTTCTGATTTTGTTTTATGCGCCTTCAGGGGGAACCTTGAAGGCGTTTTTCTTTGCCTGAGATTTTGCTTGTTCATGAAAATTGAGGGTATGAAAACGGTATTGGTGACAGGTGCAAATCGGGGTATCGGGCTGGAGTTCGTTCGGCAATATCTTGCGGATCATTGGCAAGTCATCGCTTGCTGCCGTCAGCCGCAACAGGCCGCGGAACTCCAGGCGTTGGCCCGGCAATTTTCAGCCTTGCAAATCCATGCCCTGGATGTGGCCAATCATGCCAGGATAGACGGGTTGGCTGAAGAACTGAGGCAGGAATCCATTGATGTGCTGATTAATAATGCTGGCGTCTATGGTGATCAATCCGGCCGGGGTTTCGGTTCTCTGGATTATCAGCGCTGGCTTGAAGTATTTCGCATCAATACC contains:
- a CDS encoding transporter, whose product is MAREQWKSEFGFLLAAVGSAIGLGNIWRFSYLAYEHGGGAFLVPYLIALLTAGIPLLILEYAIGHERIGSAPLAYRKISPHWEWLGWWAVCLVMFGIVLYYSVVIAWCLDYFVYAFDLTWGQDPDHYFFKKFLQVSDSPGDIGAIRTPILFSLCFIWLVNWWVVFSGVQKGIELANKILMPMLLVLTVILVFWALTLDGAMAGLKAYVTPDFSKLNEPKVWIDAYSQIFFTLSLGFGIMIVYASYLPEKANITGTALMTAFINSGYSLFAGIAVFSVLGFMAQAEQKEIGDVVSQSIGLAFVVYPKAMSLMPGGNFFGAVFFLCLVVAGFSSAISIIEAFVSAAVDKFDFPRKTLVTVVCLVGFFGSILFTSQAGLLWLDIVDHFITHYGLVLVGIFECLVVGWLFDIGRLRHHLNRISSVRLGKIWEYLIKGFVPLVLMIILVGDLYKDLRQPYGDYSWTAIILIGRDWLLLTLIMAFFLANRPWRTHNHKLPGRSDFQ
- a CDS encoding GTP-binding protein, encoding MYGEHHDLLHEFPEHKDRIHALKISDHHFARLFDEYHEVDKEIRRIEQQIETPPDHYVETLKRKRLRLKDELYEMIQACA
- a CDS encoding superoxide dismutase (SodB; iron binding; present under aerobic and anaerobic conditions; destroys free radicals), whose amino-acid sequence is MKHELPPLPYAMDALEPHISRETLEYHYGKHHQTYVTNINNLIAGTEFENMSLEEIICKASGPIFNNAAQVWNHTFYWNSLSPNGGGSATGAVGDAINRDFGSFDSFKEAFTKAAVTLFGSGWAWLVKTPEGKLEIVQTSNAGNPLTEGKTPILTCDVWEHAYYIDYRNARPKYLEAFWNLVNWDFANQNLGA